Below is a window of Actinomycetes bacterium DNA.
TCTCGGTCCTCGAGTCCGCCGCGGACGTGCGGGTCGAGCAGTGCGCCGAGCCCGGGGACCTGGACCGCGTCCTGGACGGGAGGGACGGCCGGACGGTCGTGCTGGTCGGCGGGGACGGGTCGGTGCACACGGCGGTCGACGCCCTGCGCCGACGGGGTGAGCTCTCCCCCGGCGAACCGCTGGGCC
It encodes the following:
- a CDS encoding diacylglycerol kinase family protein — its product is MRRLLVVTNAAAGSTDDDRVAAAISVLESAADVRVEQCAEPGDLDRVLDGRDGRTVVLVGGDGSVHTAVDALRRRGELSPGEPLG